A window of Coturnix japonica isolate 7356 chromosome 2, Coturnix japonica 2.1, whole genome shotgun sequence contains these coding sequences:
- the CRYGN gene encoding gamma-crystallin N isoform X2: protein MATRVLTSVLSSPPQITFYEGKCFSGRKLEVCSTCSSFQQRGFPHRVNSIRVQSGAWVCFDHPQLHGQQFVLEHGEYPHWQRWNGHGDRMGSCRPVGMHGQHYRIELFEGSCFGGRSMELTEDCSCLQGRGWEQPHVNAIRVYGDGAWVLYEEPNYRGRMYVVERGEFGNFQAWQGLNASVQSVRRVINYF from the exons ATGGCAACTAGGGTCCTCACCTCCGTCCTCTCCTCCCCGCCCCAGATCACTTTCTATGAAGGGAAATGCTTCTCAGGCAGGAAGCTGGAGGtgtgcagcacctgcagcagcttccagcagcgAGGCTTCCCCCACCGCGTCAACTCCATCCGCGTGCAGAGCGGGGCCTGGGTCTGCTTCGACCATCCCCAGCTGCACGGGCAGCAGTTTGTGCTGGAGCACGGTGAGTACCCGCACTGGCAGCGCTGGAACGGCCACGGTGACCGCATGGGCTCCTGCCGACCTGTGGGCATG CACGGGCAGCACTACCGCATCGAGCTGTTTGAAGGGAGCTGCTTCGGCGGCCGCAGCATGGAGCTGACTGAGGACTGCTCCTGTCTGCAGGGccggggctgggagcagccccacGTCAACGCCATCAGGGTGTATGGGGATGGCGC GTGGGTGCTCTATGAGGAGCCCAACTACCGAGGCCGCATGTATGTGGTGGAACGGGGCGAGTTTGGCAACTTCCAAGCGTGGCAGGGGCTCAATGCAAGTGTCCAGTCTGTCCGGAGGGTCATCAACTACTTCTAG
- the CRYGN gene encoding gamma-crystallin N isoform X1 produces the protein MQFWVQNTMALMGMGLLRLFSKEAGDAHREWECASQGWAGGSSSAALQHRDGHASLCYGMHHECSDRSFSCVLISPGDISECSGGYNSLWVLFLVLLLTRPRCPQHGQHYRIELFEGSCFGGRSMELTEDCSCLQGRGWEQPHVNAIRVYGDGAWVLYEEPNYRGRMYVVERGEFGNFQAWQGLNASVQSVRRVINYF, from the exons ATGCAATTCTGGGTGCAAAACACGATGGCATTGATGGGAATGGGGTTATTGCGGTTGTTTTCAAAAGAGGCGGGGGATGCTCACAGGGAATGGGAGTGTGCATCCCAGGGTTGGGCTGGGGGCTCTTCTTCAGCTGCATTGCAGCATAGAGATGGGCATGCAAGTCTCTGCTATGGGATGCACCATGAGTGCTCAGACCGCAGCTTCTCATGCGTTCTCATTTCCCCAGGGGATATCAGCGAGTGCTCTGGGGGATATAAttctctgtgggttttgtttttggtgttgttaCTGACTCGACCCCGTTGTCCCCAGCACGGGCAGCACTACCGCATCGAGCTGTTTGAAGGGAGCTGCTTCGGCGGCCGCAGCATGGAGCTGACTGAGGACTGCTCCTGTCTGCAGGGccggggctgggagcagccccacGTCAACGCCATCAGGGTGTATGGGGATGGCGC GTGGGTGCTCTATGAGGAGCCCAACTACCGAGGCCGCATGTATGTGGTGGAACGGGGCGAGTTTGGCAACTTCCAAGCGTGGCAGGGGCTCAATGCAAGTGTCCAGTCTGTCCGGAGGGTCATCAACTACTTCTAG